The window TTTGTGATGTTTCTTTCTTCAGCATGTAggtttacttcattatatatgtaagtaaacttttattCGATTTTAAAACTCTTTTTTGTTATCTGGATGAACATAGACGTGTACCCTATATAttacatttattttttaaaaaattgctttattcaaatctagctATAGTGTTTTAAAGAACTATAAGTATAGGGTTTAaaatgtgaaagagttttatagttatatggagtagcttttttttttccttttttgccaGAGCcgaagtagtatttaaataattagatAAGATAACAAAAGTTTCTAACATGATTGCACTGATcattaaccgaattaagtatgataatatgataataaaatataaatttcctttttaatatatatatatatatatatatatatatatatatcaaattttaaaaactttatctataaattcAAAATATCCTTTAATTCATATTCAACTTTTTTAGATATATATGTATTTGACTAACACAGTCAAATATAGAATAAACTTACCATATACTATTGACATTTATTAGCTTGCCACTTATGGTaactttattattttaatatatatatatatatatatatatatatatatatatatatatatatatataagagagagagagagagagagagagagagagagagagagagagagagagagagagagaaatttgCAAAATATCGTTGTCAAGATACTGAAGTTGGTTTAAGCACTTATGACAACTTGAGAAGAACAAGCATCACTAAAAATTACAATAAGATGGTAAGTAGTCTTCTATTTTTAACGAGAATTTTCAAGTTCTAGTCATAGAAATAAAGTTGCTTCTGATAGAAAATGCTTTACTCCTAATATTAATTTTTTGAGGTCAATCTGAATTAGCCGTATCCATCCCAAAATGGATATCGAACACCAaattagtaaataaataaataaataaataaaaaaagagaaggaCGATGCTAGAGCACAAGGCTTCTGCTAAAGAGCATTCCAGGACATAAAACCATATTCTGAAGTGAAATAATCGACAAAAAGACAAAGGTGCAGcagtcaattttagagaagaaacaagaaaaaaaacCTTTAACTATCAATTTTTTATGAGTTACCTATTTAAATTATAGGGTGTCCCAAAACTTTTCTAAACTATTTTTTCCTTCATATTAAAAACTCTTGTTGCTTACCTAGTATAATATGTGTAATAACTTGCCAAAAAGCGTGCGCAGACTAAAAAAATATCATCAAAATAGCCCACATGACAGTGTATAATGACTAATTAGTCATacacttttaaatttttaaaaaaaaaataattttcttcctCATTTGCTTCATTTTCaccttttttcttcattttttacaTTTCTTCCTCACTTTGTCATATTTCCTCTTCAATTTTCCATATAGATTTCCTCTGAAAATTTTTCAACTCTCTTGTTCTTCTAAAATTGTTTGTTCTTTTTTTTAGTCTTCTTTTATTTCTTACCCATATTATTGAAATAACACATATTTAAATCTTCTTATTAAACTCAATACTTTGTAGAGAATAAAGTTGAATCTCTTGGACCTTGTTTGTATAATTTAGAATTAGAAAATGCAGTCATTGGCCGATTGGTTTCTTGTTTATGGAATGCTAGTTTGTGTAATCTTGTTTCTATAATATAAAAAGGTTTTTTTTTAGAAGTGCAACACTATTTGCCTTCATTTTTTTGCTGCAAAATGAATATAAATAAAGACTTGTTCAATTGGAACCTAACATACCACAACTACCATTAAAGCTAAACCTAACACATTTGTATTTGGATTTGGCAAAAAATGCTCAGAATCAGTCATCTGAAAGTAATATACAACGAGTAGTTAGCTTTGTCAAAAACTTAATACAAACTAAAGTTAATATAGTTAACCAGACACATCTTAAGAATTCAACGAGGAGATTTTAATATAGAGGGAAATATAGTTTAAGGGGATTTTGGGGACAACGAAtagtttggaaaaattttaggctgaGTTAAATAGCCACGTGTAGTGCCACATGGtacatttttaataaattaagaatgtataCCAGACACATCTCTAAGAATTCAACCGAAGGGTTTTAATATAAATGAGGATATAATTTGGGGAGTTTTGGGGTAAGTAACTCACAACAAATTAATAGTTTAAGAGAATTTTATGGTATTAATTCAATTGATTTCCTTGTAAATTGATTTTCACTAGGTAACAACCACAAAGTGACAAGAAGGCAGCGGCACACTGTTTATTCTTTAGTCCAAAGTCCAAACCTCAAAATTGCATAAAATCACCATTCACAGCTATAGTCAACCAACTCGGACAGAGAACCTTTCCCTTATTTTTATGCACACTTGTTTTGACCGCACGCCTAATTCCCTAGCCTACTGAGAGGTCATTCAAACCACGCTAATACAGTATTATGTTCGGCTAGCCATTCTATTGAAAACGTGTGAATTATCTTATGTAGAATTTGTATGATTAAAAAGTATATTTCTCATTTATTTGTCTTTTAGATTTACAACACATTTTCAACATGTCAAAATTATTTACTTTGGACAGAGTCAAATAGAGACTTATGCTTACACTGTTTTGATATTTCGGCCCCTCAACTTCATGGAATTTAATTTAGACATTTCAATTCATTTAAAATGAATACTTTAAATCCCTCTTGTTTCGTGTTCGCTGAATTGGACGTAGTGggtgatatatatattttttaggtCATAGTGGGTGAGTTTTTGTTTTTTcaactaacaaaaagaaaataaaataaattaattttaaaaaattattttaacagAATCATTCTTCCTGGAAACTCTTACGCGTGTGGCACGATTAATTTAAATAAATCATGTGTTTTACGGAAACCACTAACCATTATCTTATCTTCCCAACTAATAAAAATGAAATCACAATTACTAGTACTTTTCTAGAACATCTTTCTACTTTAAATTTGATCCAAGCAAATGAAAATCTACGTTTACTTGGATTAGTTCAATATTCGTAGATTTTGTTTTGCTTAGAAAATCATAATCTCTTAGAATATTTTCCGTAGTAATTGTCAATTGAACCAATTTTGggttttctcccatttttctgcCAATTATTTGTAAAAATTCGATTTTTGGAGGATATGGGGTCGTATTTCGATAGGTGGGAGAAAGATCCGtttttttctgctgcagaagagGTTCAAGAATCTGCTGATAGGTAATTTAACATTTCCTTTGTAATTTCCTTTTCCTGAAAAATTTCTAATTTGTTTTGTAGTTTTTTTAAACCCCTAAAATTCATTGAAAGACAATTTTTTTAATAGTATTGGAAAAATGAAATGAGCTCTAATAGAGTGGAAAGGATATATGTGATGTTtaattgatttttattattttggtaTGTTTAGGTTAGTTTTATTAGAGTTAGTATTAGATTTTAGTTATAAATATGTTCTGTGTGAATTTTTCTGTGAGTAGTGGTGCAAAGATTGAAGCCTTTCTTGGTTTTTCATTTGTGGGGTTTTGCCATGTTCATTGATATATTTGTTTAATTTCCTTTTAAAGGATGGAGTCAACTTATAGAACATGGATTCATGCATTGAAGGATACTTCTGGTCGTTGGAATTCGGATGAGCTATGCAGAGACCTAAGGACTACCCTTGGCACTGCTAAATGGCAGGTACTACCCTTCCCCCGCCCCCAAATAAAAAGCACATCAATCCCAAATTAGTTGGGGTTGGCTATATGGATCCTTTATATTCCACCCTAGGACAAAGGCCTGAAAAGAAATGATTGATTTACATGTATACTCTCATATGAGGTGTAATTGTCGAATGTAATAGAAAGATTAAAGCTGAATTTTTGGTTGTTAATGCAGTTGGAGGAATTTGAACGGGCAGTTAGTTCGAGCTATGATAATGCTTCAACTGATGATGCTAAAGAAAGGCACCGTGAGTTTGTTATTGCAATAGACAATCAAATTAAGAAAGTAGAGAAGAGTCTAAATGAATCAGCTACTTCACAAGGAGATCAATGGGTGCGCTTAGATGAGAGGGAACTCAATGAACTGGCTGCGTTTCTCTCAGGACCGCCGGCCTCTTCCTCTTTTGCAGAGAAAAACTCTGTAAAAGTTCATGAAGCAGAGCAGAAACCAGCATTGTGGGAAGAGGATTGTAAGCAAGGAATGCCAGAGTATTCAAAGAGTTCGTCTCATTTAGTGGACGCGGGTCACATTGAGGATGAGAAGTTCTCAGGGCACAGGAAGACAGCAAGTGCTTGTGCTGACGTTGGTGCTTGGAAGATCGCAGTTGCTGATGACATTTACGGCAAACAACCTGCACCATCCACTCGCAAGATCCCCAGTATTCAAGGGCTGTTGAATTGCATGGAATCTGCAACGAAGTTGAAGTGGTCGAAGAATGGTTACAGGAAGTTGAAATTCAATCCCGATGATGACCAAGAAGCTGATAGTACATTGCCGCAGTCTCAGCCATTGACAAGGGTGTGTATTTTTTTCTGCAGTATCCGGCATGGATGACTCCCTCTGTCCTATTTTATGTGACATAATTTGACTCTCTTTTTCAAGATTTAACAATTTATGTTAATATTAACACTAGTGGATTCAAATTTGAAAATGAAACTTGAACAATTAAAAACTAGATTAAGAATTCTATCTATAATAAGGACTATAGTAAAACTATTGAATATAAAATTTCTAACGAATCATGATCAAAATCATATAGTTTTACCTTTTGAGGTCAAATAAATTTGAATAAAGGGATTTGATTTGTTAATCTTCTaaatacttttatatttacttcATCAATTAATGATGTCCTTTAATTCTTACTTAAATCTGATTTTTCAATAAAGGGCATCAACACATGTTATGAGAGGAGTAAGATTTGCCTTGATGGATGCGATGAAAATTATGAGAAGCAACTCAATGGTTGGTATGGAGCAGTGCAACGACAGCTGCAACGGTCTCAGTATTATATGAAATATAATCGACCTGTTCAAATGCTTTCTTCTGTGGTTCTTCTAATTTTCTTGATTGGTGAGTCTGCTAACTTAAGCTTGTTTATCCATAATTACCTTATCTTTCCGTCGTAGAAAAAACctaaaattttattttgagttttcacaattttgaaagaaaaatttACCTTATAAAAACAAGCAATAATTGTTGATAGACATGGTTGGATTTTCTTAATTGTAGGAATGTATTTCTATTGCTACACTACATGAAGCTTTCCAGAGTTCATTCTGTTGATTCTATAGTTTCACGGCTGTTGTGGTTTTCTTTTTTGATCtctttaaatttgaaaaattgTTGATAGACATGGTTGAGTTTTCTTAATTGTAGGAATGTATTTCTGTTGCTACACTAGATGAAGCTTTTTCTGTGCAATTGATgtctttttagttttctttttctttatttttgtttgggCTTTCTGTTCCTTTGttcaaaccccccccccccccctctctcttgtgtgtgtgtgtgggtgggggggggggggtgtgttCCCTTCATTATTCTGTAAGGATTGCAGATTCTGCAACTATCAACAAACTTCCAATCTATCCGATAAAATGGATAACCTAGGAAGTCTGGTTCCATATATGGTTTTTGCTTGCGGTGGTGATTCTTCGAATTTCcttccttcctttctttctttctttctttctttattctgGTACATGGTAATTTGTTACATAAGATATGGAGTACCATCTTGGTACCTTTTTAATAAacttttaccttatcaaaaaaaaaaaaaaagatacggAGAAGCGAAAATATAAGAAATTACTAGTGGCACCTCAATACAGTTTGTTGGCTGCAGAAAAGTGTTATTCCcctcaaataaatctctttctcTTGTTTACTTTTTGACATAAAAGCTTGACTAAAAACTACAGCAGATTTGTTGTTCTTTGTATTTCCCATGACCTATTTTATATGCTATTGATGTTGTCCCAACTATAGTGGTTCTGCCCTTCCCTGGACCTGTGCATAGCCAGAGCGAAGTGCACCGAGCTACCCTTTTAGTGACTTATCATGTCTATGTTAAGATCAACAGTTTTTTTATGTCTACCTCCACAATTTCCAATAGTACTACTTGTCTATGACACTGTTCGTACCAGCCTAACTATTTTATGCTTTGCATTTATTTGAGCAAAAGATATCAGGATGGGGAAGAGCTCAGAGATCAgtctttattttctctttcctTTCACCTATGTTGCTCAAACTCTCCGAAAATGTCACCGGCTGTGTGTCGtatcctccaaaagtagtgcattTTTTGAGGATCCAACACGGTGCAACaacattttggagagtccgcgcaaAATAGCCTTTCACAACAAATGGGAGTTTTTTTGCAA is drawn from Nicotiana tomentosiformis chromosome 12, ASM39032v3, whole genome shotgun sequence and contains these coding sequences:
- the LOC104118386 gene encoding uncharacterized protein, with translation MGSYFDRWEKDPFFSAAEEVQESADRMESTYRTWIHALKDTSGRWNSDELCRDLRTTLGTAKWQLEEFERAVSSSYDNASTDDAKERHREFVIAIDNQIKKVEKSLNESATSQGDQWVRLDERELNELAAFLSGPPASSSFAEKNSVKVHEAEQKPALWEEDCKQGMPEYSKSSSHLVDAGHIEDEKFSGHRKTASACADVGAWKIAVADDIYGKQPAPSTRKIPSIQGLLNCMESATKLKWSKNGYRKLKFNPDDDQEADSTLPQSQPLTRGINTCYERSKICLDGCDENYEKQLNGWYGAVQRQLQRSQYYMKYNRPVQMLSSVVLLIFLIVLLAFHI